The following proteins come from a genomic window of Miscanthus floridulus cultivar M001 chromosome 2, ASM1932011v1, whole genome shotgun sequence:
- the LOC136537840 gene encoding pentatricopeptide repeat-containing protein At3g29230-like, producing the protein MSLTGGPLHCTNCASTAKPKADLFDEMPDPGLVTRTAMARAHAASGQAAQALSVFGDMLADGVLPDSVALAVALAACHGAGSCTAVRPGKMVHAVIVTSGIVPDVFVSTELIRVYGEYGELSVSRRLFDAMPVRSTVSWNAMVHQYIRHSNIDNAYELFLAMPRRDVVSWNTVIAGYCLVGRCMEALELFRQMTSPSSCPVHPNGPTMSTVLAACAGEGCLETGIWVHAHIDRNRMNDDGSLDRSLIDMYAKCGSIEKALQVFEKAHGKRDLYSWTTVICGLAMHGKAADALRMFGMMQDNGIRPDDVTLVGVLNSCAHGGLVDEGLRHFYSLEKYAITPKIEHYGCVIDLLGRVGRLEEAYSIIRTMRMKPNAVIWGAFLNACKVHSNVELGEIAAAELTRLDPDDPWAKVMLSSLYAKAQDWSSLARERREMNSLQMKKTPGCSSIELDGEVHEFVAGSFQHPQHGEICTVLENVEAQTLAG; encoded by the exons ATGTCGCTGACAGGCGGGCCATTGCACTGCACGAATTGCGCGAGCACGGCCAAGCCCAAGGCCGACCTGTTCGACGAGATGCCCGATCCGGGCCTCGTCACCCGCACGGCCATGGCGCGCGCGCACGCGGCGTCCGGTCAGGCGGCCCAGGCGCTCTCCGTGTTCGGGGACATGCTCGCGGACGGCGTCCTCCCTGACAGCGTGGCCCTGGCGGTCGCTCTCGCGGCCTGCCATGGGGCAGGCTC ATGCACCGCGGT GAGACCTGGGAAGATGGTTCATGCCGTCATTGTGACAAGCGGCATTGTCCCGGATGTGTTTGTCTCCACTGAGCTGATCAGGGTGTACGGAGAGTACGGCGAGCTGTCTGTCTCCCGGAGGTTGTTTGATGCGATGCCGGTGAGGAGCACAGTTTCGTGGAACGCCATGGTGCATCAGTATATCAGGCATAGTAATATTGACAATGCCTACGAGCTGTTCCTTGCAATGCCAAGGAGGGATGTAGTGTCATGGAACACGGTGATTGCTGGGTACTGCCTCGTTGGCCGATGTATGGAGGCCCTAGAACTGTTCCGTCAGATGACATCGCCATCTTCATGTCCAGTGCATCCAAATGGACCTACAATGAGCACTGTCCTTGCTGCTTGCGCGGGTGAAGGTTGTTTAGAGACTGGGATTTGGGTCCATGCGCACATTGACAGGAATCGCATGAATGACGATGGCTCATTGGATCGGTCCTTGATAGATATGTACGCCAAGTGTGGAAGCATTGAAAAGGCCCTTCAGGTGTTTGAAAAGGCACATGGGAAGAGGGATCTGTACTCATGGACGACCGTGATTTGTGGACTGGCAATGCACGGTAAGGCTGCTGATGCTCTAAGAATGTTTGGCATGATGCAAGACAATGGTATACGACCAGATGATGTTACTCTTGTTGGGGTCCTTAATTCTTGCGCACATGGTGGACTTGTAGATGAAGGCCTTCGCCACTTCTACTCCTTAGAGAAGTATGCAATCACACCCAAAATTGAACACTATGGATGTGTCATCGATCTTCTTGGTCGTGTTGGGCGATTGGAAGAAGCATACAGCATTATCAGGACCATGCGGATGAAGCCTAATGCAGTAATCTGGGGCGCATTCTTGAATGCATGCAAAGTTCACAGCAACGTGGAGCTTGGCGAGATTGCAGCAGCTGAACTCACCAGGTTAGATCCAGATGACCCCTGGGCAAAGGTGATGCTGTCCAGCTTGTATGCAAAAGCGCAGGACTGGAGCAGTCTAGCCAGGGAGAGGAGGGAGATGAACAGCTTGCAGATGAAGAAAACACCAGGGTGTAGCTCAATTGAGCTTGATGGAGAGGTGCATGAGTTTGTTGCTGGTAGTTTTCAGCATCCTCAGCATGGTGAAATTTGCACTGTACTAGAGAATGTCGAAGCACAAACACTTGCCGGCTAA